One window from the genome of Hydra vulgaris chromosome 02, alternate assembly HydraT2T_AEP encodes:
- the LOC136075799 gene encoding uncharacterized protein LOC136075799 produces the protein MYGLIKAHKPEKAYTMRIVISTIGTPNYEISNYLVKAIQPTLNKNKTRLKNSFDFINKANSWNVDENEVQVSFDVINLYPSIPLKEATLILIDQLNKDDSYRYSTKLTISETKTLIELCLHCCYFLWNNEIHELENSGPIGLSFMVILAESFLQHHEENAFKIAKTLNPPLDLKSYLRYVDDSHARFSNIQEAEKLKIILNIQHPAIQYTIETENNNK, from the coding sequence ATGTATGGTCTAATTAAGGCTCATAAACCTGAAAAAGCTTACACTATGAGAATAGTTATATCAACTATCGGCACACCTAATTATGAAATATCTAACTACTTAGTTAAAGCAATACAACcaaccttaaataaaaataaaacacgtttgaaaaattcttttgattttattaacaaaGCAAACTCATGGAATGTAGACGAAAACGAAGTTCAAGTTTCATTCGATGTAATAAACCTGTATCCATCAATTCCACTTAAAGAAGCTACTTTAATTCTTATAgatcaattaaataaagatgattCATACAGATATTCTACCAAGCTGACTATATCAGAAACAAAAACACTTATAGAACTTTGTTTACATTGTTGCTACTTTTTGTGGAACAACGAGATCCATGAATTGGAGAATTCCGGTCCTATTGGTCTTTCATTCATGGTTATATTGGCAGAATCTTTTCTGCAACATCACGAAGAAAATGCCTTCAAAATTGCAAAGACATTAAATCCTCCTCTCGACTTAAAATCCTATTTAAGATACGTCGATGATAGCCATGCTAGATTTTCAAACATCCAAGAAGCAGAGAAAttgaaaataatcttaaatattcAACACCCTGCAATACAATACACAAttgaaacagaaaacaataataaataa